A part of Fusarium oxysporum Fo47 chromosome III, complete sequence genomic DNA contains:
- a CDS encoding acyl-CoA N-acyltransferase yields the protein MTAKDSQQAHEEVIIKPATLTDANRIAELGAHVFTITFGHSVEPHELAAFLEESYTEASIINDLNDPNKDVIIATNSNDDFLGFAYLTRGSSEPCVENMEKTVELQRIYVHPDSHGAGVGKTLEKAIESMAKEQGFENLWLGVWEENPRAIRAYEKWGYKQVGDHDFTIGSIVQTDHIMVKSL from the coding sequence ATGACTGCCAAGGACTCCCAACAGGCTCACgaagaagtcatcatcaagcctgCAACACTCACCGATGCCAATCGCATCGCAGAGCTAGGCGCACATGTCTTCACAATAACATTCGGGCACTCCGTCGAACCCCACGAACTGGCCGCCTTCCTCGAAGAATCATACACAGAagcatccatcatcaacgacttgaACGACCCAAACAAAGACGTAATCATCGCGACAAACTCCAACGATGATTTTCTCGGCTTCGCATATCTCACCCGAGGAAGCAGTGAACCTTGCGTAGAAAACATGGAAAAAACCGTTGAACTGCAGAGGATCTACGTACATCCTGATTCTCACGGCGCTGGTGTTGGAAAGACTTTGGAGAAGGCTATTGAGAGTATGGCTAAGGAGCAGGGGTTTGAGAATTTGTGGCTGGGTGTTTGGGAGGAGAATCCCAGGGCGATAAGGGCGTATGAGAAGTGGGGATATAAACAGGTCGGGGACCATGATTTTACTATTGGGTCAATTGTTCAGACTGATCATATCATGGTTAAGAGTTTGTAG
- a CDS encoding transcriptional regulator PAI 2-type, which translates to MYIRAAHAEADLRVLRRLIHENPLGMLTTGIKSQTHSFLQSSHIPFLLDVQDESSETELGRLRGHLARQNPQSKAMIEHCTSNPSLKSYLEDEVLVIFTKSTHHYVTPKFYTETKPANGKVVPTWNYAAAQVYGKARIYYENNEETSSFLGKAISDLTDHNERNTMGYTGGERPSQWKVSDAPEKYVELLKRNIIGIEIEVTKLEGKFKMSQEMGEGDREGVIKGFEGLGTEVGDEIARVVKERGELKDQKK; encoded by the coding sequence ATGTATATCCGCGCCGCCCACGCCGAAGCAGACCTCCGCGTCCTTCGCCGTCTCATCCACGAAAACCCCCTCGGAATGCTCACAACCGGCATAAAGTCCCAAACCCACTCCTTTCTCCAAAGCAGCCACATCCCTTTTCTTCTAGACGTACAAGATGAATCCAGCGAAACAGAACTCGGTCGTCTGCGCGGCCACTTGGCCCGCCAAAACCCCCAAAGCAAAGCCATGATCGAACACTGCACCTCCAACCCCTCTCTAAAAAGCTATCTCGAAGACGAAGTCCTAGTGATCTTCACCAAGTCGACTCATCATTATGTGACCCCCAAATTCTACACCGAGACAAAACCAGCGAATGGAAAGGTTGTGCCGACGTGGAATTACGCAGCGGCGCAGGTTTATGGAAAAGCGAGGATTTACTATGAGAACAATGAAGAGACGTCTTCATTTCTGGGAAAGGCGATTAGTGATCTTACGGATCATAATGAGAGGAACACGATGGGGTATACGGGTGGCGAGAGACCAAGCCAGTGGAAGGTGTCTGATGCGCCGGAGAAGTATgttgagttgttgaagaggaacATTATTGGGATTGAGATCGAGGTTACCAAGCTGGAgggcaagttcaagatgagTCAGGAGATGGGAGAGGGGGATAGGGAGGGTGTTATCAAGGGTTTTGAAGGGTTGGGGACggaggttggtgatgagattgcAAGGGTCGTTAAGGAGCGTGGGGAGCTGAAGGATCAGAAGAAGTGA
- a CDS encoding and other transporter-domain-containing protein, translated as MAPSFLTVHFDDQNPNSEKGKEAGARRSLAGLDYSPLPRITGRSFLLATFVSMGGLLFGYDTGQISGFLEMPDFLDRFAQTNSEGEKEFSTVRSGLIVALLSIGTLMGALIAAPVADRIGRKYSISGWTWVIAIGFIIQISSDRDWVQIMMGRWVAGLGVGALSLLVPMFQGETAPPWIRGAMVCCYQLFITMGIFLAACFNYGTVTHHPNSSACWRIVIGVGWVFTLVLGIGILFLPDTPRFDYRNGKVDRARETLCKVYGATPNHWAIHTQMEEIESKLRAESHIKQSPVQEFVNMWKAPRMAYRIFIGMSLQMFQQLTGANYFFYYGTTIFQSVSINSYKTQIILNTINFLVTFIGLYIVEHYGRRKSLIAGSTWMFICFLVFASVGHFSLDRNDPTKTQGAGIAMIVFACLFILGFATTWGPMIWTIMAEIFPSRYRAKGMALSTASNWLWNFLLAFFTPFITKDIDFQYGYVFAGCNVLGGLLVYFFVIEGQGRTLEEIDTMYLERVSPMKSSKWVPPPPEEMSRIRKQAGTDLETAAPAASSDDETLARPSGVTDGGMGHHKEEHAGTTHRE; from the exons ATGGCGCCGTCTTTCCTCACTGTTCATTTCGATGACCAGAATCCAAACTCTgaaaagggaaaagaggCTGGTGCGAGGAGATCTCTCGCTGGCCTTGATTACTCGCCTTTGCCTCGCATCACGGGCCGATCTTTTCTCCTAGCTACCTTTGTCTCTATGGGTGGTCTTCT TTTCGGCTATGATACAGGCCAAATCTCAGGCTTCCTCGAGATGCCAGACTTTCTCGACCGTTTCGCCCAAACAAACAGCGAAGGGGAAAAGGAATTCAGCACAGTCCGCTCAGGTCTCATCGTCGCGCTTCTCTCAATCGGTACGCTCATGGGTGCACTGATCGCAGCGCCTGTTGCAGACCGCATTGGAAGAAAGTACAGTATCTCCGGCTGGACGTGGGTGATTGCTattggcttcatcatccaaaTTTCTTCAGACAGGGATTGGGTGCAGATCATGATGGGCCGATGGGTCGCTGGTCTTGGAGTCGGCGCCTTGTCGCTGCTTGTTCCTATGTTCCAGGGCGAGACTGCACCGCCGTGGATTCGTGGTGCGATGGTTTGCTGTTATCAGCTCTTTATT ACGATGGGtatcttcttggctgcgTGCTTCAACTACGGCACTGTAACGCACCATCCCAACAGCTCAGCCTGCTGGCGCATCGTCATCGGCGTTGGCTGGGTCTTTACTCTTGTTCTCGGCATTGGAATTTTGTTTCTGCCTGACACGCCCCGTTTTGACTACCGCAATGGCAAAGTCGACCGTGCGCGTGAAACTCTCTGCAAAGTATACGGCGCGACGCCAAACCATTGGGCGATCCATACTCAAATGGAAGAAATTGAGTCCAAGCTCCGCGCCGAGAGTCACATCAAGCAGAGCCCCGTTCAAGAATTCGTGAACATGTGGAAAGCGCCCCGCATGGCTTATCGTATTTTCATCGGAATGTCGCTCCAGATGTTTCAGCAGCTTACCGGTGCGAACTACTTCTTTTACTACGGCACTACCATCTTTCAGTCTGTATCTATCAACAGCTACAAGACGCAGATAATTCTGAACACGATTAACTTTCTGGTTACGTTTATTGGTTTGTATATCGTTGAGCACTACGGTCGGCGCAAGTCGCTTATTGCGGGAAGTACTTGGATGTTCATCTGCTTCCTTGTCTTTGCATCTGTCGGACATTTCTCGCTCGATCGCAACGATCCCACGAAGACGCAGGGTGCGGGTATCGCTATGATCGTCTTTGCTTGTCTTTTCATTCTGGGTTTTGCTACCACTTGGGGTCCGATGATTTGGACTATCATGGCTGAGATCTTCCCCTCCCGATATCGTGCAAAGGGCATGGCGCTTTCAACAGCTAGCAACTGGCTCTGGAATTTCCTCCTCGCCTTTTTCACGCCTTTCATCACGAAGGACATTGACTTCCAATACGGATACGTCTTTGCCGGGTGTAATGTCCTTGGCGGATTACTCGTCTACTTCTTCGTCATTGAAGGCCAGGGACGCACTCTCGAGGAGATTGATACCATGTATCTTGAAAGGGTGAGCCCTATGAAGAGTTCCAAGTGGGTTCCCCCTCCTCCTGAGGAGATGTCGAGGATAAGGAAGCAGGCTGGTACGGATCTCGAGACTGCTGCTCCTGCGGCGTCGAGTGACGATGAGACGCTTGCGAGGCCCTCGGGTGTTACTGATGGTGGAATGGGACATCATAAGGAGGAGCATGCTGGCACTACGCACCGAGAGTAA